In the Paludisphaera rhizosphaerae genome, one interval contains:
- a CDS encoding NAD-dependent protein deacylase, translated as MEPSRSPRPADEFSEDDTRGIRHVVQRLRKANRILAVTGAGMSADSGLPTYRGVGGLYRSETATPHGLTIEQILSGPMFRARPELTWNYLREIERASRGAQPNRGHKVLAEMDGYFDAVWILTQNVDGLHSAAGSRNVLDVHGDLHVIKCTRCDYRERVEDYQGLADLPLCPICDAVLRPDVVLFEESLDPEKLGRLETELWTGFDVVFSIGTSSLFDYIVAPLRIAQAAGKTTVEINPDFTAMSELVEIKLHARAAAALDRIWEGYMEWWPHT; from the coding sequence ATGGAGCCCTCCCGCTCCCCACGACCCGCCGACGAGTTCTCCGAAGACGATACGCGAGGAATCCGCCACGTCGTCCAGCGACTTCGGAAAGCGAACAGGATCCTCGCTGTGACCGGAGCCGGGATGTCGGCCGATTCCGGCCTGCCGACCTACCGCGGAGTTGGGGGTCTTTACCGGTCGGAGACCGCCACGCCGCACGGCTTGACGATCGAGCAGATCCTGTCAGGCCCGATGTTCCGAGCCCGTCCTGAACTCACCTGGAACTATCTCCGGGAAATCGAGAGAGCCAGTCGGGGTGCCCAGCCGAACCGTGGCCACAAGGTGCTGGCCGAAATGGACGGCTACTTCGACGCCGTTTGGATCCTGACTCAAAACGTGGACGGTCTCCACAGCGCAGCGGGCTCGCGAAACGTCCTGGACGTCCACGGCGACCTCCACGTTATCAAGTGCACTCGATGCGACTACAGAGAACGAGTCGAGGACTATCAGGGCCTCGCTGACCTGCCGCTCTGCCCCATCTGCGATGCGGTCCTCCGTCCCGACGTCGTCCTCTTCGAGGAGTCTCTCGATCCCGAGAAGCTGGGTCGGCTGGAAACCGAGTTGTGGACGGGCTTCGACGTCGTCTTCAGCATCGGGACGAGCAGCCTCTTCGACTACATCGTCGCCCCCCTTCGAATCGCCCAGGCGGCGGGTAAGACGACGGTCGAGATCAACCCCGACTTCACGGCGATGTCCGAACTCGTCGAGATCAAGCTCCACGCGCGAGCCGCCGCGGCGCTCGATCGGATCTGGGAGGGCTACATGGAATGGTGGCCCCACACCTGA
- the rffA gene encoding dTDP-4-amino-4,6-dideoxygalactose transaminase, giving the protein MTRHSQEKIQEPASPITVPFNRPFIAGKELFYIARAVTQGNIAGDGEFTRLCARWMEERFEIPNVLLTPSCTAALEMAAMLCDLGPGDEVIMPSFTFVSTANAVARLGARPVFVDVREDTLNLDETLIEEAVTERTRAIFPVHYAGVACDMDAVMEIARRRGLRVVEDAAQGVDASYKGRALGSIGDLGAYSFHETKNFICGEGGALCVNDPELLMRAEILRDKGTNRRQFFRGQVDKYTWVDVGSSYVPSEICSAFLYAQLEMASDIGASRREKYEEYVARLEPLEREGRLRLPRTLESCRSNHHLFYILLPDEATRDALAAHLRSHGVLAVFHYVPLHTSPMGRSFGGRDGDLPVTEDVARRLLRLPLFHEMTSDEQNYVVEQIEGYFLRCKRRPAA; this is encoded by the coding sequence ATGACGCGGCACAGTCAAGAAAAGATCCAAGAGCCTGCCAGCCCGATCACGGTGCCATTCAACCGGCCGTTCATCGCCGGCAAGGAACTGTTTTACATCGCGCGCGCCGTGACTCAGGGGAACATCGCCGGCGACGGCGAGTTCACTCGCCTTTGCGCTCGCTGGATGGAAGAGCGATTCGAGATCCCCAACGTTCTGCTGACCCCCTCCTGCACGGCGGCCCTGGAAATGGCCGCCATGCTCTGCGACCTTGGGCCGGGGGACGAGGTGATCATGCCCTCGTTCACGTTCGTCTCGACCGCCAACGCAGTCGCCCGCCTGGGGGCTCGACCCGTATTCGTGGACGTTCGCGAGGACACGCTCAACCTGGACGAGACTCTCATCGAAGAGGCCGTGACCGAGCGGACGCGGGCGATCTTTCCGGTGCATTACGCCGGAGTCGCCTGCGACATGGACGCCGTGATGGAGATTGCTCGTCGTCGCGGTCTGAGGGTGGTCGAGGACGCTGCGCAGGGGGTCGACGCCTCGTACAAGGGACGAGCGTTAGGCTCGATCGGCGACCTTGGCGCTTACAGCTTCCACGAGACGAAGAATTTCATCTGCGGCGAGGGAGGCGCGCTCTGCGTCAACGATCCTGAACTGCTCATGAGGGCGGAGATCCTGCGCGACAAGGGGACGAACCGCCGCCAGTTCTTCCGAGGCCAGGTCGACAAGTATACCTGGGTCGACGTCGGCTCCAGCTACGTCCCCAGCGAGATCTGCTCGGCCTTCCTGTACGCGCAGTTGGAGATGGCCTCCGACATCGGAGCCTCGCGCCGAGAGAAATACGAAGAGTACGTGGCTCGGCTCGAACCCCTGGAACGAGAAGGCCGACTCCGCCTGCCGCGGACGCTGGAATCCTGCCGCAGTAATCACCATCTCTTCTACATCCTCTTGCCCGATGAGGCGACTCGCGACGCCCTTGCGGCCCATCTCCGGTCTCACGGCGTTCTTGCGGTATTCCACTACGTGCCGCTCCACACGTCGCCGATGGGTCGGTCGTTCGGCGGCCGCGATGGGGATCTGCCCGTGACCGAGGATGTCGCAAGGCGATTGCTGCGACTCCCTCTGTTTCACGAAATGACGTCTGATGAGCAGAACTACGTCGTCGAGCAGATCGAGGGGTACTTTCTTCGATGCAAGCGACGGCCCGCGGCCTGA
- a CDS encoding GNAT family N-acetyltransferase — MQATARGLTAESLAWDTAHFGLSIARIQIGCDDSGLGQALTSARRDGLELVYVFTPPEFSMPNDLLARFDGLKVDERVVFSIDLEVPHSDVASSDSLHLSEAPCREPSPALIELAVAAGEYSRFAVDPRIPEDRFRRLYEVWIARSCLREAADVVFVAEEPVTNPEPLGLITASVRDGTGVIGLVAVSPTARRRGVGRAMMSRVQEWLAARGVKRSSVVTQEANGPACSLYRSCGYSPIQRETIYHFRPCGSLA, encoded by the coding sequence ATGCAAGCGACGGCCCGCGGCCTGACCGCCGAATCTCTCGCCTGGGACACGGCCCACTTCGGCCTCTCGATCGCCCGCATCCAGATCGGTTGCGACGATTCGGGGCTGGGTCAGGCGTTGACCAGCGCGCGACGCGACGGCCTGGAACTGGTCTACGTCTTTACGCCTCCCGAATTCTCGATGCCAAACGATCTGTTGGCTCGATTCGATGGGCTCAAGGTCGATGAGCGGGTTGTGTTCTCGATCGACCTGGAGGTTCCGCACAGCGACGTGGCCAGCTCGGATTCCTTGCACCTCTCCGAGGCTCCTTGCAGGGAGCCCTCGCCGGCGTTGATCGAACTGGCGGTGGCCGCGGGAGAATACTCGCGGTTCGCCGTCGACCCTCGTATTCCCGAAGACCGGTTTCGTCGGTTGTATGAAGTCTGGATCGCTCGGAGCTGCCTCCGTGAAGCAGCGGACGTGGTGTTCGTCGCAGAGGAGCCAGTGACGAACCCTGAGCCGTTAGGGCTCATAACGGCGTCCGTTCGCGATGGGACCGGCGTGATTGGACTCGTCGCCGTCAGTCCCACAGCGCGAAGGCGCGGCGTTGGCCGGGCGATGATGAGTCGCGTTCAGGAGTGGCTGGCCGCCCGAGGCGTGAAGCGGTCGTCGGTCGTAACCCAGGAAGCGAACGGCCCCGCCTGCTCTCTTTATCGATCATGTGGTTACAGCCCGATCCAGCGGGAGACCATCTACCATTTCCGACCGTGCGGGTCATTGGCATGA
- a CDS encoding NUDIX hydrolase: MIDEADDPRPWEVLSSRYLSRKPWLTLREDRVRLPNGTVIEDYNVLEYPDWINVVALTTDQRMVLIRQYRHGSRAVHYELPAGVCDPSDSDPETTARRELLEETGYGGGCWSPQISLSANPGTHANLTHSFLAEGVVLQQAPTPESTEDLRVHLATLDEVLAIVKSGGVLQSLHTAAILFHKIQERP; the protein is encoded by the coding sequence ATGATCGACGAGGCCGACGACCCCCGGCCCTGGGAGGTTCTGTCGTCACGCTACCTGAGCCGTAAACCCTGGCTCACACTTCGTGAAGATCGAGTCCGGCTGCCCAACGGGACCGTGATCGAGGACTACAACGTCCTGGAGTATCCCGACTGGATCAACGTCGTGGCGCTGACGACCGACCAGCGGATGGTCCTGATCCGGCAGTATCGCCATGGGAGTCGGGCGGTGCACTACGAGCTTCCGGCCGGCGTGTGCGACCCGAGCGATTCTGATCCTGAAACTACAGCTCGACGCGAGTTACTTGAGGAAACGGGTTACGGCGGCGGGTGTTGGTCTCCGCAGATCTCACTCTCGGCTAACCCGGGAACCCATGCCAATCTGACGCACTCTTTCCTGGCGGAAGGGGTGGTGCTGCAACAGGCTCCGACTCCCGAGTCGACGGAAGATCTCCGAGTCCATCTCGCGACTCTCGATGAGGTCCTCGCGATCGTCAAATCGGGCGGCGTGCTCCAGTCCTTGCATACGGCCGCCATTCTTTTCCACAAGATCCAGGAACGTCCCTAG